A DNA window from Polynucleobacter sp. AP-Titi-500A-B4 contains the following coding sequences:
- a CDS encoding glycosyltransferase family 1 protein has product MKIMIITDAWDPQVNGVVRTLKQTRAELIAMGHEVEMITPNGFKSIPCPTYPDIALSIFPGKEVARRIKEFAPDAMHIATEGPLGLSARSYAVKNDLPFSTAYHTRFPEYVKARTGMPLGITYAFIRWFHSRSMGVMAPTIVVKDDLEKYGLNNVVLWSRGVDLDIFKPQESKALNTAHPIFLYVGRVAIEKNINAFLEIDLPGSKWVVGDGPAMAGIKEKYPDINYLGVLQQHELAKVYAAADVFVFPSKTDTFGLVLLEAMACGTPVAAYPVTGPIDVLGHSKAGAMNDDLRKACIEALKIPREVARAHAEKFSWRAATEEFARHLKPVPTPAVHITAIA; this is encoded by the coding sequence ATGAAAATTATGATCATCACTGACGCATGGGATCCTCAGGTAAATGGTGTCGTGCGAACCCTAAAGCAAACTCGCGCAGAATTAATTGCGATGGGTCATGAAGTTGAAATGATTACCCCTAATGGCTTTAAATCCATCCCATGTCCTACCTACCCCGACATTGCACTATCCATATTTCCTGGCAAGGAAGTTGCACGACGCATCAAAGAATTCGCTCCAGATGCTATGCATATAGCCACAGAGGGTCCTTTGGGCTTATCTGCGCGCTCATATGCAGTAAAGAATGACCTTCCCTTCTCTACCGCTTATCACACTCGATTTCCAGAGTACGTCAAAGCACGAACTGGCATGCCACTTGGCATTACCTATGCATTCATTCGCTGGTTTCACAGTCGATCTATGGGTGTAATGGCACCAACCATCGTCGTAAAAGATGATCTAGAAAAGTATGGTCTAAATAATGTTGTTCTTTGGTCGCGTGGCGTTGATTTAGATATTTTCAAGCCTCAAGAATCGAAAGCGCTCAATACAGCCCATCCAATCTTTCTATATGTTGGTCGTGTAGCCATTGAAAAAAACATTAATGCATTTTTGGAAATTGATTTACCTGGTTCAAAATGGGTTGTAGGAGACGGTCCAGCTATGGCTGGCATTAAAGAAAAATACCCAGATATTAACTATCTAGGCGTATTGCAACAGCATGAATTGGCTAAGGTATACGCGGCTGCAGATGTGTTTGTCTTCCCCAGTAAGACTGACACATTTGGACTGGTGCTGCTAGAGGCAATGGCTTGTGGAACCCCAGTAGCAGCTTACCCGGTAACTGGCCCCATTGATGTTCTGGGGCATTCAAAAGCTGGGGCCATGAATGATGATTTACGCAAAGCATGTATAGAGGCCCTCAAAATTCCTCGTGAAGTTGCCCGTGCACATGCTGAAAAATTCTCATGGAGAGCGGCAACTGAAGAGTTCGCCAGACATCTCAAGCCAGTACCTACACCAGCAGTGCATATCACTGCTATTGCCTAA
- a CDS encoding diacylglycerol kinase: protein MSKPYHIDQNPHKGNRGLARAWHAAKNSWCGLVYAFKEESAFRQELTLFVFLSPIAILLPINYFEKALLVTSLIMVLVVELLNSSVEAAIDRISFEHHDLSKRAKDFGSAAVMLALVVALLLWTAICAPIFFR, encoded by the coding sequence TTGAGCAAGCCCTATCACATCGATCAAAACCCACATAAGGGTAATCGTGGCCTTGCTCGTGCATGGCATGCTGCAAAAAATTCATGGTGTGGATTGGTTTATGCGTTCAAAGAGGAAAGTGCATTCAGGCAAGAACTTACCCTCTTTGTATTTTTATCGCCTATTGCGATTCTTTTGCCAATCAATTATTTCGAGAAAGCATTATTAGTTACATCGCTCATCATGGTTTTGGTGGTCGAATTACTGAATTCCAGCGTTGAGGCAGCAATCGATCGCATCTCCTTTGAGCATCATGATTTATCAAAACGAGCAAAAGACTTTGGGTCTGCGGCAGTCATGTTGGCATTAGTTGTTGCACTACTCCTTTGGACTGCTATATGTGCGCCCATTTTTTTCAGGTAA
- a CDS encoding GNAT family N-acetyltransferase: MSDIPNPIGAFEIFSPKKEKKLKLKKVDALKKLSKKLAKKLFGKKFASKSRAQLTSEDIAVAPKAAKPKRPAYKIEWASSVNEIKEAQRLRYKVFAEEMGANLAENSEGLDIDEFDAYCDHLLIRDQDTLKVVGTYRVLPPHKAQEIGRLYSDTEFDLSRLDHLRPKLVELGRSCVHQDYRSGAVIMALWSGLAQYMLKNEYEIMLGCASIPMADGGHFAASLYNSLGSEQIAPTEFHAFPRLALPLDRLNGGLEVDAPPLIKGYLKLGAKICSAPAWDPDFNTADLLTMLRLSDINPRYAKHFLGI, encoded by the coding sequence ATGTCTGATATCCCAAATCCGATTGGTGCATTTGAAATCTTCTCCCCAAAAAAGGAGAAGAAGTTAAAGCTCAAAAAAGTTGATGCTCTAAAGAAATTATCGAAAAAACTAGCGAAAAAGCTTTTCGGGAAAAAATTTGCCAGTAAATCAAGAGCTCAATTAACTAGCGAAGATATTGCTGTTGCACCAAAAGCAGCAAAGCCCAAGAGACCAGCATATAAGATTGAATGGGCTAGCAGTGTTAATGAAATTAAAGAAGCTCAGCGCCTTCGTTATAAGGTATTTGCAGAAGAAATGGGCGCAAACCTCGCTGAAAATTCGGAAGGACTAGACATCGATGAATTCGATGCTTATTGTGATCACCTGCTGATCAGAGATCAAGATACGCTCAAGGTTGTAGGTACTTATCGCGTGCTACCTCCCCACAAGGCTCAAGAAATCGGCCGCTTATATTCAGACACTGAATTTGATCTTTCTCGCCTAGATCATCTTCGCCCCAAATTAGTAGAACTTGGAAGATCATGCGTTCATCAAGACTATCGCTCTGGTGCTGTCATTATGGCCTTATGGAGTGGTTTGGCACAGTACATGCTCAAAAATGAATACGAAATTATGCTGGGCTGTGCGAGTATTCCGATGGCAGATGGCGGTCACTTTGCGGCAAGCCTCTATAACTCTCTGGGTAGTGAGCAAATAGCGCCAACTGAATTCCACGCCTTTCCACGTCTAGCGCTACCCTTGGACAGACTTAATGGCGGTCTTGAAGTAGATGCACCACCATTGATCAAGGGCTACCTTAAATTAGGCGCAAAGATTTGCAGTGCTCCAGCTTGGGATCCTGACTTCAACACGGCAGACTTACTAACCATGCTACGTCTTTCAGATATTAATCCGCGCTACGCAAAACACTTTCTAGGCATTTAA